From a region of the Bradyrhizobium diazoefficiens genome:
- a CDS encoding S41 family peptidase, with translation MTKARLLIATSLCACLLSVPLVTAIAMQRNEPDVAELGLIASVVQLVHRAYVHPISSDELTNDVLKGMLNRLDPHSDYMDEKEFKQSQADMAGRFGGLGIQITEQDGLPKVISPIDGTPAARAGIEPGDQILLIDHASARGMPLSKVVAVLRGNPGSTVTLTLLRGKQEPLDVTLTREIIKVESVKSNLEPDGVGYIRISQFGEDTSAGFKNALQNLQHESNGKLKGLVLDLRNDPGGLLKAAIDVAGDLLNGGTVVSIRGRDASENRSFGAPAHGDMLAGVPVVVLINGASASASEIVAGALQDRHRAKVMGTQSFGKGSVQTLIPLKGHGAVRLTTALYYTPAGRSIQDEGIAPDIVAEAPKEQQIAGGVVLRESSLTGALANPGSLNGSPAQAQAEQAKPISSPPIKAELIGKPDDAQLKLALSYLDHSGQTNGQAQ, from the coding sequence ATGACAAAAGCCCGCCTGCTGATCGCGACCTCTCTCTGCGCCTGCCTCCTTTCCGTTCCCCTCGTCACCGCCATCGCCATGCAGCGCAACGAGCCCGACGTTGCCGAGCTCGGCCTGATCGCGAGCGTCGTCCAGCTCGTGCACCGCGCTTACGTCCACCCGATCAGCTCGGACGAGCTGACCAATGACGTCCTCAAGGGCATGCTCAACCGCCTCGACCCGCACTCCGACTATATGGACGAAAAGGAATTCAAGCAGTCCCAGGCCGACATGGCCGGCCGGTTCGGTGGGCTGGGTATCCAGATCACCGAACAGGACGGCTTGCCGAAAGTGATTTCGCCGATAGACGGTACGCCTGCGGCGCGCGCCGGAATCGAGCCGGGTGACCAGATCCTCCTGATCGACCATGCCAGCGCACGTGGGATGCCTCTGAGCAAGGTGGTCGCGGTGTTGCGTGGCAATCCCGGCTCGACCGTGACGCTGACGCTGCTCCGCGGCAAGCAGGAGCCGCTGGACGTCACGTTGACGCGGGAAATCATCAAGGTGGAATCGGTCAAGTCGAACTTGGAGCCGGATGGCGTCGGCTATATTCGCATCAGCCAGTTCGGCGAAGACACCTCCGCCGGATTCAAAAACGCCCTGCAGAATCTTCAGCACGAGTCCAATGGCAAGCTGAAAGGACTTGTGCTCGATCTGCGCAATGATCCGGGCGGACTCCTGAAGGCCGCGATCGATGTCGCAGGCGACCTGCTCAACGGCGGCACCGTCGTGAGCATCCGCGGGCGCGATGCCAGCGAGAACCGGAGCTTCGGCGCGCCCGCCCATGGCGACATGCTTGCCGGCGTTCCGGTTGTGGTGCTCATCAACGGCGCTTCCGCCTCGGCCTCTGAAATTGTCGCCGGAGCCTTGCAGGACCGTCATCGCGCCAAGGTGATGGGCACGCAGAGTTTCGGCAAAGGATCGGTGCAAACACTGATCCCGCTCAAGGGACATGGTGCGGTCAGGTTGACGACGGCGCTCTATTACACGCCGGCCGGACGCTCGATCCAGGATGAAGGCATTGCGCCCGACATCGTTGCCGAGGCGCCCAAGGAGCAGCAGATCGCGGGCGGCGTCGTGCTCCGGGAGAGCTCGTTGACCGGGGCACTTGCCAATCCCGGCTCGCTCAACGGCAGCCCTGCGCAGGCGCAAGCCGAGCAGGCCAAGCCGATCTCTTCACCGCCGATCAAGGCGGAGCTGATCGGCAAACCCGATGATGCCCAGCTCAAGCTGGCGCTGTCCTATCTCGATCACAGCGGTCAAACGAACGGTCAGGCGCAGTGA